A single genomic interval of Terriglobus albidus harbors:
- a CDS encoding helix-turn-helix domain-containing protein, which produces MQPFNTTQKKPPTRATIPAEEKLLVSRGEAAQLLSISQRGLDYLIANRRLPTRRIGGRVLIPVADLRKYARGDHPESIVA; this is translated from the coding sequence ATGCAGCCATTCAACACTACGCAGAAGAAGCCACCAACGCGAGCCACAATTCCAGCCGAAGAGAAGTTACTTGTCAGCAGAGGAGAGGCGGCACAGCTCCTCTCGATCAGCCAGCGTGGGCTCGATTACCTGATAGCAAATCGTAGACTTCCGACTCGAAGAATCGGTGGAAGGGTTTTGATTCCTGTGGCAGATTTGCGAAAGTATGCGCGCGGGGATCATCCTGAAAGTATTGTGGCGTGA
- the mobF gene encoding MobF family relaxase yields the protein MLTLSKALSANQARTYHAREFTSEKQNYWSRDRRGHSEWQGGLAREWGLHGSVADEQFARLSEGQHPVSAAQLVKHQPARTYENEYGKQITSAEHRAGWDATFSAPKSVSVTALVGGDDRVRDAHRESVRVALHELEHYTQARIGNVRAPETTGKFVAATFEHDTARPVDGYAAPQLHTHAVIFNITERENGQTRALQERSLFQSQHYATSVYRSELAMRLQGLGYEIERGQHGQPEIKGYSQEYLEASSPRRAQIKEHLQEIGRDGAGAAQVAAHRTRDSKDILSREEVLERHRELAAKFGNQPDHVVAQVQKREHKVEQQPEKAVQQSMTYSRNHVFERSAVQDERSILQAAMDRSMGQATYSQVRQEFEQRVQHGEFRLVERSDGRAAPQYTTAEMVRLEREIIGLVRKGNESRYESSMLVSPVLRIRIEDAHPELSKSQLAAVDDIFLTREKIVGLDGVAGAGKTTTLSVIREGVEAQGYRVEGFAPTSRAAQKLAEAGMMTSTLQHHLVKGERPNTGGKRLYVLDESSLASTRQMHEFLSRLHRNDRVLLVGDVRQHEGVEAGRPFAQLQEAGMHTVKLDEILRQLDPELKEAVEMLARGHVAAAIESLDIQGRVHEVIGRDARISSIAREYAASPENTLVVSPDNRSRAEINTAIHRELQKQDIVSKREHTMQVLVPRQELTGADRSWAQQYQPNDVLHYSRTSKETGIGKGEYARVLTVNGQENLLRVLRGNGEQTTYDPRRQMGVSVYRADEKAFSVGDRIQFTAPNQELKIANRELASIENIGTNGSVRLKLDSGRNVEVRVHGFPHIDHGYAVTSHSSQGQTAERVLIHADTELGAKDLLNHRMAYVSVSRGQWDAQIFTNDRDKLVQALSHDVSHKSVLEPGQAISGTPQRIGPASEHVLERSMGYGLGL from the coding sequence ATGTTGACTCTTTCCAAAGCGTTGTCGGCCAACCAAGCCCGTACATACCATGCGCGAGAGTTCACGTCAGAGAAGCAGAACTACTGGAGCCGTGATCGCCGGGGACACAGTGAGTGGCAAGGAGGGCTTGCGCGTGAATGGGGTCTGCATGGCTCCGTCGCCGATGAGCAATTTGCGCGGTTAAGCGAAGGCCAGCATCCAGTGAGCGCCGCGCAGCTCGTCAAGCATCAACCGGCGAGAACCTATGAGAACGAGTACGGCAAGCAGATCACGAGCGCAGAACATCGCGCAGGTTGGGATGCAACCTTCTCTGCGCCGAAGTCCGTATCGGTGACGGCTCTTGTTGGTGGTGATGACCGTGTGCGTGATGCACATCGTGAAAGCGTTCGCGTTGCGCTGCATGAATTGGAACATTACACGCAGGCTCGCATCGGCAATGTTCGTGCGCCTGAGACAACTGGCAAGTTTGTCGCGGCAACTTTCGAGCATGACACTGCACGGCCTGTTGACGGATATGCAGCTCCCCAGCTTCATACCCATGCTGTGATCTTCAACATCACAGAGCGCGAGAATGGCCAGACCCGCGCGTTGCAGGAGCGCAGTCTCTTTCAGTCACAGCACTATGCGACAAGTGTGTATCGCTCAGAGCTTGCCATGCGGCTACAAGGACTTGGTTACGAGATCGAGCGTGGTCAACATGGGCAGCCAGAAATCAAGGGGTACTCACAGGAGTATCTGGAAGCATCGAGCCCACGGCGCGCACAGATCAAAGAACATCTTCAAGAGATAGGCCGCGACGGTGCAGGAGCCGCGCAAGTTGCGGCCCATCGGACAAGAGACAGCAAGGACATTCTTTCGCGTGAAGAGGTGCTGGAACGGCATCGTGAGCTTGCGGCGAAGTTTGGCAATCAGCCCGATCATGTCGTAGCCCAGGTGCAGAAGCGCGAGCACAAGGTCGAGCAGCAGCCCGAGAAAGCAGTACAGCAGTCGATGACGTACTCGCGGAATCACGTATTCGAGCGGTCGGCTGTGCAGGATGAGCGCAGCATCTTGCAGGCTGCAATGGATCGCAGCATGGGCCAAGCGACGTACAGCCAAGTTCGGCAAGAGTTCGAGCAACGTGTACAACATGGCGAGTTCCGTTTGGTAGAGCGCTCAGACGGAAGAGCAGCACCGCAGTACACGACAGCCGAGATGGTGCGGTTGGAGCGGGAGATCATCGGCCTTGTGCGGAAGGGCAATGAGAGCCGATACGAGAGCTCCATGTTGGTGTCGCCAGTTCTGCGAATCCGCATTGAGGACGCGCATCCAGAGTTGAGCAAGTCTCAACTTGCCGCAGTAGATGACATTTTCCTGACTCGCGAAAAGATTGTTGGGCTCGATGGCGTAGCAGGGGCGGGTAAGACGACCACGCTGTCAGTCATTCGTGAAGGTGTCGAAGCACAGGGCTACCGTGTCGAAGGATTCGCACCAACAAGCCGAGCCGCACAGAAGCTCGCAGAGGCCGGCATGATGACATCGACGCTTCAGCATCATTTAGTCAAAGGCGAACGTCCCAATACTGGAGGGAAGCGCCTTTACGTGCTGGATGAGTCCTCTCTTGCGTCCACACGGCAGATGCACGAGTTCCTTTCACGTCTTCATCGGAATGATCGCGTGTTGCTGGTTGGTGATGTGCGTCAGCATGAAGGTGTAGAGGCTGGTCGTCCTTTCGCGCAGCTTCAAGAAGCCGGGATGCACACGGTAAAGCTGGATGAGATTCTGCGACAGCTTGATCCAGAGTTGAAAGAGGCGGTTGAGATGCTGGCGCGCGGTCATGTCGCAGCAGCAATTGAAAGTCTCGACATCCAGGGCCGAGTGCATGAAGTGATCGGGCGTGATGCGCGAATATCCTCGATAGCACGTGAGTATGCAGCTTCGCCGGAAAACACGCTTGTTGTGTCACCGGATAATCGCTCCCGTGCTGAGATCAATACCGCGATTCATCGGGAGCTACAGAAGCAAGACATCGTTAGCAAACGGGAACATACGATGCAAGTACTTGTCCCGCGGCAGGAGCTGACCGGCGCGGATCGCAGTTGGGCACAGCAGTATCAGCCCAATGACGTACTGCATTATTCGCGGACATCGAAGGAGACCGGCATCGGGAAAGGAGAGTATGCCCGTGTTCTTACCGTGAACGGCCAGGAGAATCTGCTTAGGGTTCTGCGCGGCAACGGTGAGCAGACGACCTACGATCCGCGCCGTCAGATGGGCGTCTCTGTATATCGAGCTGATGAGAAGGCGTTTTCCGTTGGTGATCGCATTCAATTCACGGCACCCAATCAAGAGCTGAAGATTGCCAACCGGGAGCTCGCCAGTATTGAGAACATTGGCACGAACGGTTCGGTGCGCTTGAAACTTGATAGCGGACGCAATGTTGAAGTCCGGGTGCATGGCTTCCCGCACATCGACCACGGCTACGCTGTCACGAGCCATTCGAGCCAAGGACAGACCGCAGAGCGTGTTCTGATTCATGCCGATACTGAGCTAGGAGCTAAGGATTTACTGAATCACCGCATGGCCTATGTATCCGTCTCGCGCGGGCAGTGGGACGCGCAGATATTTACAAATGACCGCGACAAGTTAGTGCAGGCGTTAAGCCACGATGTTTCGCACAAGAGCGTGCTCGAGCCAGGACAGGCAATCTCCGGAACGCCCCAGAGGATAGGTCCCGCCTCAGAGCATGTACTGGAGCGGAGTATGGGATACGGATTGGGTTTGTAG
- a CDS encoding type IV toxin-antitoxin system AbiEi family antitoxin domain-containing protein, with the protein MAQVRQEASQRLFDLAEQQQGYFTTKQAKAAGFAENTHPYHVQVGNWIREHRGIYRLARFPATDRPDLALWSLWSKNRKEEVEGVYSHQTAISLHELSDLNPAKLHMTVPPNFRRNSEIPGVLILHHSHLAESDIQSGPGYRYTRPLQTVVDLIEDGTVEKNFIRQAARQAVDRGLITRQQIQKATMSEPAREFIEEAISRAAK; encoded by the coding sequence ATGGCTCAAGTTCGTCAGGAAGCGTCGCAGCGTCTGTTCGATCTTGCCGAACAGCAACAGGGCTACTTCACCACGAAGCAGGCTAAGGCGGCAGGATTTGCAGAAAACACGCATCCTTACCACGTTCAGGTTGGGAATTGGATTCGTGAGCATCGCGGCATTTATCGGCTCGCTCGATTTCCTGCGACGGATCGGCCAGACCTTGCCCTTTGGTCGCTTTGGTCAAAGAACCGGAAAGAAGAGGTCGAAGGGGTTTATAGCCATCAAACGGCAATCAGTCTCCACGAACTGTCTGATCTCAATCCGGCCAAACTCCATATGACCGTTCCTCCCAACTTCAGGCGTAATAGCGAGATTCCCGGCGTTCTCATACTCCATCACAGCCATCTTGCAGAAAGCGATATCCAGAGTGGCCCTGGGTATAGATACACGCGGCCTCTGCAAACGGTTGTTGACCTCATTGAAGACGGGACAGTAGAGAAGAACTTCATTCGTCAGGCGGCGAGGCAAGCGGTTGATCGGGGACTGATTACTCGTCAGCAGATTCAAAAAGCAACGATGAGTGAGCCTGCACGCGAGTTCATCGAAGAAGCAATCTCACGAGCTGCCAAATGA
- a CDS encoding polynucleotide kinase-phosphatase — MKISIPELSLVLLVGPSGSGKSSFARKHFLPTEVVSSDFCRALVSDNENDQSATGDAFDLLHEIVRKRLARGHLTVVDATNVQPEARKSLIALAKEFHLFAEAIVFDLSERVCQDRNVLRPDRQFGPHVIRNQSQQLRRSLRGLEREGIRHVFKLSSPEEVDAVTIERHPLWNNKKTEHGPFDIIGDVHGCFDELVELMAQLGYTVNQTDGVYSVSSSGDRKLVFVGDLVDRGPGTVQVLRLVSSMVQSGQAFCVPGNHDMKLVRALRGRDVKRTHGLAETMEQLGEESNEFRAEVAKFLDGLVSHYVFDDGKLVVAHAGLKESMHGRGSGAVREFALFGETTGETDEFGLPVRYNWAADYRGKALVVYGHTPVPEPLFLNNTINLDTGCVFGGQLTALRYPEREIVSVKPHQTYYEPARPFLPEKTEAIRNLQHAQDDVLDLADVVGKRLIDTRLKPKITIREENAISALEVMSRFASDPKWLIYLPPTMSPTETSKHENLLEHPDEAFAFYRKEGITTVVCEQKHMGSRAVVVLCKDEAVSQKRFGVVQASLGTVYTRTGRRFFTDEALERRFLVRLQLAVEKSGLWDELGTDWLCFDCELMPWSAKAQELLQKQYAPVGNAGVRALQAEKDLIAKAMLRVPGLESLSAQTTERLNAVEHYTTAYRQYCWPVNSLADLKLAPFHLLASEGAVHTDKPHTWHMEMIAKLCSADTEILFATPFKIVDLQDEASVADAVAWWTKMTAQGREGMVVKPLNFIAEGKRGITQPAIKCRGAEYLRIIYGPEYLLPGNLERLRSRNVGAKRSLASREFALGIEALERFVRKEPLRLTHECVFGVLALESEPIDPRL; from the coding sequence ATGAAAATCAGCATTCCGGAATTGTCGCTTGTCCTCCTGGTTGGGCCCTCGGGCTCTGGCAAGTCTTCGTTCGCGCGTAAGCACTTCCTGCCCACCGAGGTTGTGTCCTCCGACTTCTGCCGCGCGCTCGTTTCTGACAACGAAAACGATCAGTCTGCCACCGGAGATGCTTTCGATCTACTGCATGAGATTGTTCGCAAGCGGCTCGCTCGGGGCCACCTCACGGTAGTCGATGCAACCAATGTCCAGCCAGAGGCACGAAAGTCTCTGATCGCGCTGGCAAAGGAGTTTCATCTCTTTGCAGAGGCGATTGTCTTTGACCTTTCGGAGCGCGTGTGCCAGGACCGCAATGTGCTTCGTCCTGACCGGCAGTTCGGGCCGCACGTCATTCGCAACCAGTCGCAGCAACTCCGCCGTTCTCTGCGCGGACTGGAACGCGAAGGCATCCGTCACGTCTTCAAGCTTTCAAGCCCCGAGGAAGTGGATGCCGTAACCATCGAACGTCACCCACTCTGGAATAACAAGAAGACCGAGCACGGCCCCTTCGACATCATCGGAGACGTTCATGGGTGCTTTGATGAGCTTGTCGAGCTTATGGCGCAGCTCGGCTACACGGTGAATCAAACCGATGGTGTTTATTCGGTTTCGTCCTCCGGTGACCGCAAACTGGTTTTTGTAGGCGATCTTGTTGATCGTGGCCCAGGAACGGTGCAGGTTCTTCGCCTCGTCTCAAGCATGGTGCAATCCGGCCAAGCATTCTGCGTTCCCGGTAATCACGATATGAAGCTCGTGAGAGCTCTGCGAGGCCGGGACGTGAAGCGCACGCACGGTCTTGCAGAAACGATGGAACAACTCGGCGAGGAGTCAAATGAGTTCCGCGCCGAAGTCGCCAAGTTTCTCGATGGCCTTGTCAGTCACTATGTCTTTGACGACGGGAAACTGGTCGTCGCCCACGCTGGCCTGAAGGAATCCATGCACGGTCGAGGGTCAGGAGCGGTGCGTGAGTTTGCCCTCTTCGGAGAGACTACGGGAGAGACGGACGAGTTCGGTTTGCCCGTTCGCTACAACTGGGCTGCGGACTATCGCGGTAAAGCTCTAGTCGTCTATGGACACACGCCCGTGCCCGAGCCGCTCTTCCTGAACAATACGATCAACCTCGATACCGGCTGCGTCTTTGGCGGGCAACTCACAGCCCTGCGTTATCCCGAGCGGGAAATCGTGTCCGTCAAACCGCACCAGACGTACTACGAACCTGCCCGTCCATTCCTGCCTGAAAAGACGGAGGCTATACGGAATTTGCAACATGCACAAGACGATGTGCTTGACCTTGCCGATGTAGTCGGTAAACGCCTCATCGACACACGGTTGAAGCCGAAGATCACGATTCGAGAAGAGAACGCTATCTCCGCGCTTGAAGTCATGAGCCGGTTCGCGAGTGACCCCAAGTGGCTCATCTATCTTCCTCCGACGATGTCACCCACCGAGACGAGCAAGCACGAGAACCTGCTCGAACATCCCGACGAGGCATTCGCCTTTTACCGCAAAGAGGGCATCACAACTGTTGTCTGCGAACAGAAACACATGGGCTCTCGAGCTGTCGTTGTCCTCTGCAAAGATGAGGCCGTATCTCAGAAGCGTTTCGGTGTTGTACAAGCGTCACTCGGAACGGTTTACACACGAACCGGTCGTCGATTCTTCACAGATGAAGCATTGGAACGTCGGTTCCTCGTTCGTCTGCAATTGGCGGTTGAGAAGTCGGGGCTTTGGGATGAACTCGGGACCGATTGGCTTTGCTTTGATTGCGAGCTGATGCCCTGGTCCGCAAAGGCACAGGAGTTGCTCCAGAAGCAGTATGCGCCTGTCGGCAACGCTGGCGTCCGTGCATTGCAAGCTGAGAAAGATCTCATCGCAAAAGCTATGCTGCGCGTCCCCGGCCTGGAATCGCTCTCTGCGCAGACTACTGAACGGCTCAACGCTGTCGAGCATTACACCACGGCCTACAGGCAATACTGCTGGCCGGTAAATTCGTTAGCCGATCTCAAACTTGCTCCGTTTCATCTCTTGGCAAGCGAAGGCGCAGTCCACACGGACAAGCCGCACACCTGGCACATGGAGATGATCGCCAAGCTCTGCAGCGCGGATACCGAGATATTATTCGCAACCCCATTCAAGATCGTCGACCTTCAAGATGAGGCAAGCGTTGCGGACGCAGTTGCTTGGTGGACGAAGATGACGGCTCAAGGACGAGAAGGAATGGTCGTCAAGCCGCTCAACTTCATTGCAGAAGGCAAGCGTGGAATTACCCAGCCGGCGATAAAGTGCAGAGGTGCAGAATACCTCCGCATCATCTATGGCCCGGAGTATCTCCTCCCCGGAAATCTTGAACGGCTGCGTTCTCGGAATGTCGGAGCCAAGCGGTCTCTCGCAAGCCG
- a CDS encoding 3' terminal RNA ribose 2'-O-methyltransferase Hen1 — MLLTISTTHHPATDLGYLLHKNPSRLQTEALSFGKAYVFYPAASVEFCTAALLVEIDPVALVRGRGPSGEGGQLEQYVNDRPYAANSFLSVAMGRIFSTAMSGRSKDRPELAEVPIPLTAHLPVIAVRGGEELVRRLFEPLGYAVELKGSQLDDKFPEWGASPYVGLTIAGTVRLQDLLTHLYVLIPVLDNEKHYWVANDEIEKLLKRGEGWLGTHPEKDLIVSRYLKRQRSLTREALSRLLAEDTPSDEVDEIPSAESPVTERTPSLHDQRLQTVLSVIRDTGAKRVVDLGCGEGKLLKLLLSEKQFDTILGMDVSWRSLEIAKERLRLDELPERQRGRIELIQGSLTYQDQRLNGFEAAAIVEVIEHLDAPRLATFERIVFEFARPTHVVLTTPNAEYNTIFETLPAGEFRHGDHRFEWKRAEFEGWASGVAERFGYGVRFEPVGPVDMEKGAPTQMAVFTQKEVAA; from the coding sequence ATGCTCCTCACGATTTCCACGACCCATCACCCGGCCACCGACCTCGGTTATTTGCTGCATAAGAATCCGTCACGTCTCCAGACGGAGGCGCTTTCGTTTGGAAAGGCTTATGTCTTTTATCCCGCTGCGTCTGTCGAATTCTGCACAGCAGCTCTGCTGGTCGAGATTGATCCCGTCGCTCTCGTTCGCGGACGGGGACCTTCCGGTGAAGGCGGTCAGTTGGAGCAGTATGTGAACGACCGTCCCTACGCTGCGAACTCATTCCTGAGCGTCGCGATGGGGCGGATCTTCAGCACGGCGATGAGCGGTCGGAGCAAGGATCGCCCTGAACTTGCGGAGGTACCAATTCCGTTGACGGCACATCTGCCTGTCATTGCGGTTCGGGGTGGTGAGGAGTTGGTCAGGCGTCTCTTTGAGCCGCTTGGCTATGCCGTCGAATTGAAGGGATCACAGCTTGACGACAAGTTCCCGGAGTGGGGGGCGTCCCCCTATGTCGGGCTCACTATCGCCGGTACAGTGCGGCTGCAAGATCTTCTCACCCACCTCTATGTGCTGATTCCAGTTCTCGACAATGAAAAGCACTACTGGGTCGCTAACGACGAGATCGAAAAGCTACTGAAGCGTGGCGAGGGCTGGCTTGGTACTCATCCAGAGAAAGACCTCATTGTCTCGCGCTACCTGAAGCGCCAGCGAAGTCTTACGCGAGAAGCGTTGAGCCGCTTATTGGCAGAGGACACACCAAGCGATGAGGTAGACGAGATACCCTCGGCGGAGTCGCCTGTGACGGAACGCACACCTTCCCTGCACGATCAGCGCCTGCAAACGGTGCTTTCAGTCATCCGGGATACAGGGGCGAAGCGCGTTGTCGATCTCGGTTGCGGCGAAGGCAAGCTATTGAAGTTGCTTCTATCGGAAAAGCAGTTTGACACGATCCTCGGCATGGATGTCTCCTGGCGTTCGCTGGAGATCGCGAAGGAGCGCTTGCGACTCGACGAACTACCGGAACGCCAACGCGGTCGAATCGAGCTGATCCAAGGATCGCTAACCTACCAGGACCAGCGGCTGAACGGGTTTGAAGCAGCCGCCATTGTGGAAGTCATAGAGCATCTGGATGCGCCGCGACTGGCGACTTTCGAGCGCATCGTCTTCGAATTTGCTCGACCGACGCACGTCGTTTTGACCACTCCGAACGCAGAGTACAACACGATCTTTGAGACGCTTCCGGCAGGCGAATTCCGTCATGGCGACCACCGTTTCGAGTGGAAACGAGCTGAGTTTGAAGGCTGGGCAAGTGGAGTTGCAGAGCGGTTCGGCTATGGAGTTCGATTCGAGCCGGTAGGGCCAGTCGATATGGAAAAAGGCGCCCCAACGCAGATGGCAGTCTTTACTCAGAAGGAGGTGGCGGCATGA
- a CDS encoding nucleotidyl transferase AbiEii/AbiGii toxin family protein, with product MTEPKKYTTAGAFRRALEERLKKTSQTEQTDINRLRRQVSFDRLLARLFHDGSAPWVLKGGYALELRFKMARSTVDIDLTMGRVNDGTDGSDINQVVREMLQTAASLPLGDWFEFTIGSPMTDITAAPYGGARYPVEVRMDGRIFAKFHLDAGIGDIVIHPVEIIETRDWLAFAGVERSQVLLIAREQQFAEKIHAYTLPRNTPNSRVKDLVDMALLIGDNTLDRQKILNALRLTFERRETHPLPETLDAPPPEWTTPFQTLAKECGLPPDLTAVFERVRNFFEEVFASQRAS from the coding sequence ATGACAGAACCGAAAAAGTACACAACCGCTGGAGCCTTTCGGAGAGCCCTTGAAGAACGCTTGAAGAAGACATCGCAGACGGAGCAAACCGACATCAACCGTCTCAGACGGCAGGTGTCATTCGATCGTTTGCTGGCGCGGTTGTTTCACGATGGCTCGGCGCCGTGGGTATTGAAGGGCGGCTACGCCCTGGAACTTCGCTTTAAGATGGCACGATCTACCGTGGACATCGACCTGACTATGGGGCGAGTAAACGATGGAACCGATGGCAGCGATATAAATCAGGTTGTCCGGGAGATGCTTCAAACAGCGGCCAGTCTCCCGCTGGGAGATTGGTTCGAGTTCACGATTGGTTCTCCCATGACGGACATAACGGCTGCTCCTTATGGAGGAGCGCGTTATCCGGTCGAAGTTCGTATGGATGGAAGAATCTTCGCAAAGTTCCACCTCGACGCAGGCATCGGAGATATTGTCATACATCCGGTGGAGATCATCGAAACGCGAGATTGGCTCGCATTCGCTGGAGTCGAACGGTCGCAGGTGCTGTTGATTGCCCGCGAACAACAGTTCGCCGAAAAGATTCACGCATACACGCTGCCGCGCAACACTCCCAACAGCCGTGTGAAAGACCTGGTGGATATGGCGCTCCTGATCGGCGATAACACATTGGACCGGCAGAAGATTCTCAACGCGCTGCGGCTAACATTTGAGCGCCGCGAAACGCATCCCTTGCCAGAAACGCTGGATGCCCCGCCACCTGAATGGACGACGCCGTTTCAAACCCTCGCGAAGGAGTGCGGATTGCCACCAGACCTTACCGCCGTATTTGAGCGCGTGCGCAATTTTTTTGAAGAAGTCTTTGCCAGCCAGAGAGCATCCTGA
- a CDS encoding inorganic phosphate transporter, whose amino-acid sequence MPTLDLVFALIATALVFDFFNGFHDAANSVATVVTTRVLTPVQAVFWAAFFNFIAAFLFGTGVAKTISDKLIDPKAVDMYVVCGGLIGAIVWDIITWLTAMPTSSSHAIISGYAGAAVAHAGWKAILLKGWIPVVIFLIVSPIIGAVLGWSIMTANSWLTYRTERYRAEKRYRHLQLISAGLYSLGHGTNDAQKTMGIIVALLAAAGHEQWGKAGPDSFQGLTGKHEIAWWIILSCHAAMALGTMAGGWRIVKTIGSRITPHLRPEGGFAAEMAAATTIGLATIAKVPISTTHAIGGAVLGVGATRGPHAVRWVWGEKIVWAWVMTFPGAALIGALGYELAHWYVEPLIH is encoded by the coding sequence ATGCCGACTCTCGACCTTGTGTTTGCACTCATAGCAACCGCGCTCGTCTTCGATTTCTTTAACGGATTTCATGATGCCGCCAACTCCGTTGCCACGGTCGTCACAACACGCGTGCTCACGCCGGTTCAGGCCGTGTTCTGGGCTGCTTTCTTCAACTTTATTGCGGCATTTTTATTCGGTACCGGTGTCGCCAAGACCATTTCGGATAAGCTCATCGATCCAAAAGCCGTAGACATGTATGTTGTCTGTGGTGGACTGATTGGCGCTATCGTTTGGGACATCATTACCTGGCTGACAGCCATGCCGACGAGTTCGTCGCATGCGATCATTAGTGGCTATGCTGGGGCGGCGGTCGCTCACGCCGGCTGGAAGGCCATTCTGCTGAAGGGATGGATTCCAGTTGTCATCTTCCTCATCGTTTCTCCCATCATCGGTGCGGTTCTCGGCTGGTCGATCATGACTGCCAACTCTTGGCTTACCTACCGTACCGAACGGTATCGAGCGGAAAAACGTTACCGCCATCTTCAGTTGATTTCAGCAGGCCTATATTCCTTGGGGCACGGAACCAATGACGCGCAGAAGACCATGGGAATCATTGTTGCTCTTCTAGCCGCCGCCGGGCACGAGCAGTGGGGAAAGGCCGGTCCGGACAGCTTCCAAGGCTTGACAGGAAAACACGAAATTGCGTGGTGGATCATTCTCTCCTGCCACGCTGCCATGGCCCTTGGGACAATGGCGGGAGGATGGCGAATCGTCAAAACGATCGGTTCACGAATCACTCCTCATCTACGTCCCGAAGGTGGTTTTGCGGCTGAGATGGCCGCGGCAACGACCATTGGGCTGGCCACCATAGCAAAGGTCCCGATCTCAACTACCCACGCCATCGGGGGAGCCGTGCTTGGAGTCGGCGCAACACGCGGACCTCATGCCGTGCGCTGGGTCTGGGGCGAAAAGATCGTCTGGGCCTGGGTGATGACGTTTCCCGGGGCGGCATTGATCGGTGCTCTTGGGTACGAGCTTGCCCATTGGTATGTAGAGCCCCTCATTCACTAA
- a CDS encoding plasmid mobilization protein, translating to MASPDTKPQQVAEPASGNPAASDASRVKSIATRLTEAELGEVEAAAFKAGKKVSEWLRDTALANVRAPQETQTDALLLAEIIGMRDLMLNLFAQASKGPLSKEDMRKISAYADSIKEQKARELLSQKQSRTATK from the coding sequence ATGGCCTCTCCTGATACCAAACCGCAGCAAGTCGCAGAGCCAGCTTCGGGCAATCCGGCAGCGAGTGACGCTTCTCGGGTGAAATCCATCGCAACCAGGCTCACAGAAGCAGAGCTTGGCGAGGTTGAAGCGGCGGCCTTTAAGGCTGGGAAAAAGGTATCCGAATGGCTGCGCGACACTGCTCTTGCCAATGTCCGCGCTCCACAAGAGACACAGACTGATGCTCTTCTATTGGCGGAGATTATAGGGATGCGGGACCTCATGCTGAACCTATTTGCCCAGGCATCGAAAGGGCCATTGAGCAAAGAAGACATGCGCAAGATTTCTGCTTATGCAGACTCTATTAAGGAACAAAAGGCTCGCGAATTGCTGTCCCAAAAACAGTCGCGAACCGCCACCAAATAA
- a CDS encoding DUF47 domain-containing protein, which translates to MFNLLPKDEKFYDELEQLANRVVNSAGQLQSLVVSFPNRDGQIQSIEGDRLGAGRIFKESLLRLDQAFITPLDREDILNLITEMYGVVDRVAELSQRFRLYGIQDLHPTLEGQARNLSTLAGVLSQIIHGVRSGKKLKDCQPALDTVAGTMELVKRDREIFLGGLFIGNPDPLDVIKKKELHDLLEDAIERCEEATEVLVRVLLKNG; encoded by the coding sequence ATGTTCAATCTCCTACCGAAAGACGAGAAGTTCTATGACGAGCTTGAACAGCTCGCGAACCGCGTTGTCAACAGTGCTGGTCAGCTTCAGAGCTTAGTTGTGAGTTTTCCTAACCGCGACGGGCAGATTCAGTCCATCGAAGGTGACCGTCTCGGTGCAGGCAGAATTTTCAAGGAAAGTCTTCTTCGACTTGACCAGGCCTTTATTACGCCACTAGACCGTGAAGATATTCTCAATCTCATCACGGAGATGTACGGTGTTGTCGACCGCGTGGCTGAGCTGTCACAACGTTTTCGTCTGTATGGTATTCAAGATTTGCACCCGACGCTGGAGGGGCAAGCCAGAAACCTGTCCACACTCGCGGGAGTTCTCAGCCAAATCATCCATGGCGTTCGGAGTGGAAAGAAGCTCAAAGATTGCCAACCTGCGCTGGATACAGTCGCCGGCACGATGGAATTGGTGAAGCGAGATCGCGAAATCTTTCTTGGCGGCCTATTTATCGGCAATCCCGACCCGCTCGATGTGATCAAGAAGAAAGAGCTGCACGACCTCCTGGAGGATGCGATCGAACGCTGTGAAGAAGCCACTGAAGTGCTTGTTCGCGTTCTGCTCAAGAACGGTTAG